A DNA window from Rossellomorea marisflavi contains the following coding sequences:
- a CDS encoding ABC transporter ATP-binding protein: protein MILNVNNLNKAYGSKTILNNISFKVEENKILAVMGPNGVGKTTLLEILMTLKPWNSGEVELIGMDLSKAANLSKIRSNIGVVFQEGGMYAYLKIAEILDLFASFHNISEERVRHVIEIFSLESHLNVKFEKLSGGWKKRILLACAFLNSPKILFLDEPTTGLDPEATNDLWTNISVAKEQGATIILSTHSLEEVDMYADEVIILNKGMIAERGNPRELKHKHGTLYFKEAYFNVIKERKAANE, encoded by the coding sequence ATGATCCTCAATGTGAATAACCTCAATAAAGCCTATGGTTCGAAAACGATCTTGAACAATATCTCCTTCAAGGTGGAGGAAAATAAAATCCTGGCCGTGATGGGACCGAACGGGGTGGGAAAGACGACCCTCCTCGAGATCCTCATGACCTTGAAGCCGTGGAACTCAGGAGAAGTAGAGCTCATCGGCATGGACCTGTCCAAAGCAGCGAATCTGTCTAAGATCCGCTCGAATATCGGAGTGGTCTTCCAGGAAGGCGGGATGTACGCATATCTCAAGATTGCCGAGATCCTCGACCTGTTTGCATCCTTCCATAACATCAGTGAAGAGCGTGTCCGCCACGTCATCGAGATCTTCTCACTCGAATCACATCTGAACGTGAAGTTCGAGAAGCTGTCTGGCGGGTGGAAAAAACGGATCCTCCTCGCGTGTGCGTTCCTGAACTCACCGAAGATCCTCTTCCTGGACGAACCTACGACGGGTCTCGATCCGGAAGCAACGAACGATTTGTGGACGAATATCTCCGTTGCCAAAGAGCAGGGAGCCACCATCATCTTGTCCACCCATTCCCTTGAAGAAGTGGATATGTACGCCGATGAAGTGATCATCCTGAACAAGGGCATGATTGCAGAACGCGGAAATCCGAGGGAGCTGAAGCATAAGCATGGCACCCTTTACTTCAAAGAAGCCTATTTCAACGTGATCAAAGAAAGGAAGGCGGCCAATGAATAA
- a CDS encoding ABC transporter permease: MNKSLIKLSKYDFLVFFREPFFALPIMILPGIFFFVFMKIFSNTIGGAENFGPYIPIYGLLISFLVLFFNIGLQYVTEKERGIHKRLVLSSISIYQIIFTYVIRGVLLSLLGFAQILAIGVFVFKTTITDHMIVFLLTFVIVIGITLLFSLSTHNLFKNSRQVLPYTIIMFQYVLFGSGLMFPTDQLPGYLKFFVDINPFYHMKEILLGVWHWSGVEMVNVLYLVFIVFLCLGLIFVKSRSKEY; encoded by the coding sequence ATGAATAAATCGCTGATCAAACTTAGTAAGTATGATTTCCTTGTCTTCTTCCGGGAGCCTTTCTTCGCCCTTCCCATCATGATATTGCCGGGCATCTTCTTTTTCGTCTTCATGAAGATCTTCAGTAATACGATTGGCGGGGCTGAGAACTTCGGACCGTATATCCCGATCTATGGATTACTCATTTCATTCCTTGTCCTATTCTTCAATATCGGTCTGCAGTATGTAACGGAGAAGGAGCGGGGGATTCATAAGCGGCTCGTACTGTCGTCCATCAGCATTTATCAGATCATTTTCACGTACGTCATACGCGGTGTGCTGCTTTCGCTTTTGGGATTTGCCCAGATTCTCGCGATCGGGGTATTCGTCTTCAAAACGACCATCACGGATCATATGATCGTGTTCCTGTTGACGTTTGTGATCGTGATCGGGATTACGCTGTTGTTCAGTTTGTCGACGCATAATCTGTTCAAGAACTCGCGTCAGGTGCTTCCATATACGATCATCATGTTCCAGTATGTGCTGTTCGGATCAGGGTTGATGTTCCCGACGGATCAGCTTCCTGGGTATTTGAAGTTTTTTGTGGATATCAATCCGTTTTATCATATGAAGGAGATCTTGCTCGGGGTATGGCACTGGTCGGGTGTGGAGATGGTGAATGTGTTGTATCTGGTGTTTATTGTGTTCTTGTGTTTGGGGTTGATTTTCGTTAAGTCGAGGTCGAAGGAGTATTGA